The genomic DNA GGAGATACCGCTCTCTCTCTTTGGACTTGGCAAGGGCAAAATCTAGTGGAACAGACGTGCGATCGCCTCACCCACACCCTAAGCCGTGACGACTGGCGACGCTTCTTGGGTCAAACACCCTATCGCCCCGTGTGTGGCGATCGCTAATTTGTTCGGTGGGATCGATGGCTCAGATTACTCAATGCCAAGCTGAATCGCGTCAATCAAACTGCTGTACAGTCCAAGTAACTGGGCTTCATTGACGGCAGCCTTAGGATTGTTCCAGGTGGCGACGACGCAGTAGGTCGATCCATCGTAGGCTTTGAGGTGGGTGGTCAGATTCAGCACGCCCGGTTCCGCCCCCCCCTTAAACGCGACATCCGCCCAGTCCGCAGGAGTCGCCACACCGGGATTGATCCCCATCAACGGCAGATCCGCGACGTGATCCATGTGCTGACATAGTTCCCGTGCAGAAAAGAACCATTCCACATCTAGCGCGATCGGATCGCCGGAAAATAGATCTACGGGAGGCAGGGGAGCCGTTGTGGTTTGTTCCAGTACGGCTCGTCGTTCAGCCTCATTACCCGATCGATACTGGTCTAGAAGACTCGCATTGTCTGGATTTTTGAGGGCAAATAAAGAGCGGGTGGTCAAGAAGGGCGTATTTTGGGGCGATCGCGCCTCTAAGTCCTCACGACCTACGAGATCAATCAGCGCATCCGTCGCTGTATTATCGCTGAGGGAAACCATCAACGTGGCCAAGGTTTCCAAGGTGAGGGAGGTGCCCACAGGCCAGTCCTGCATGATGCCGCTGGGCAGACTGCGCCAGTGGGGTTGAAGCGTGACCACATCATCCCACTGGCGATCGCCCGTTTCAATCTGATCTCTCAACGCGTCTAAGACCACGAGCTTAAACGCTGACCCGACGGCAAGACGCTGATCCGGATTGAGCGACGTGAGTTCCTCGCCATCATTCAGCACCAGCACACTCACATCACCGGGTAAGGCTTGAAACTGGGCGATCGTGTCATCCAGCGACAAGGCCAGAATCGGGGCTTTGAACACCAGTCCGGCAATGCGTCCCTCGGCATCCAGGGCAATGCGTACCGGAACCCGACCCTGCTCAAACTGCACCATAAATTCTGTTCCCGATGGTTCCACGGACTGAAAGGCACCGAGGGATCGCGTCAGTTCGTCAAGGGTGGGGCGAATCTGCTCTAGGGGAACCTGGTTCAAAAACGACTCGGCAAACCAGCTTTGTTCTACGTAAGATTCGGTGAACAGACGTTCGAGGGCTTGTTGGGGGGAAATCATGGATGATTGGGCAATGGACGCCGGGGGAGCGATCGCCAGCAGCGGATTAACTCCAGGATTCAAAAAACACAAACAGGATAAAAGAACAGCAAGCATAGGTCTAGCAATGGGAGGCGATCGCGCCTAGTTCTGCGATCCAAGCTTACCTGAAAGTTTGCCCTTAGAACGTACGCATATCTGGGATCGATTCTTCGATTGGGATTACAACAATCCCCGATAGCGAATAAAGAGAAGGATCGCCGCCCAAGACCCCAATGCTACCTTGATCGCAACCAGGATATTGAGCAATGGAATCATGCCACCACTCACCAATCCACCTAGCTCTCCATGCGGTAGCTCGATCCCGATTAGCGTGATCACCGCTAGGACGATAAACACCAACACCGACACCTTTTCCCAGGTCGATGCGCGCCATCGTTGATAGATAGACTCCATCCATTCGGAAGACGATGTAATCGCAATCAAACCGATCGCCGTTCCCCCGGCCACGCCTGCCGCAAAACCTCCCCCTGGACTGAGATGACCACGCAGCGCCAGTTCAATACTGACCAATGCGGAGATGGTTGCGCCCAGCCGCGCCAGCACAATCGACGGCTGATCGGTAAATTGATAGATGGTGCAGAAGGGACGTTCGTTGGACAACAGAAACTGAACCCCCATAATGGCGATTGTAAAGACCACTACTTCAAAAATCGTGTCGTAGAGGCGATTTCTGAAAATAATTCCCGATACCGCATTGGGTACACCGCTATCTTGGACAATCGGCTCTACGATCGAAAGATCGGGGAGGGCTGCCGCATTGGGCATCACCAAGACCTTAACGAACAGTAAGCCACCTGCAACTAAATAGATCCACTTCATCCATGGGCCTCCTCAAAATCCGAAGTTTGGGACGGGATCGGGGAGGGTGTTACCGATGGACGATAGGTTAGCACGAGATTCGGTAGTTCGGTCTGCATCAGATCATAG from Synechococcales cyanobacterium T60_A2020_003 includes the following:
- a CDS encoding Na(+)/H(+) antiporter subunit B, whose protein sequence is MKWIYLVAGGLLFVKVLVMPNAAALPDLSIVEPIVQDSGVPNAVSGIIFRNRLYDTIFEVVVFTIAIMGVQFLLSNERPFCTIYQFTDQPSIVLARLGATISALVSIELALRGHLSPGGGFAAGVAGGTAIGLIAITSSSEWMESIYQRWRASTWEKVSVLVFIVLAVITLIGIELPHGELGGLVSGGMIPLLNILVAIKVALGSWAAILLFIRYRGLL
- a CDS encoding serine hydrolase, with amino-acid sequence MLAVLLSCLCFLNPGVNPLLAIAPPASIAQSSMISPQQALERLFTESYVEQSWFAESFLNQVPLEQIRPTLDELTRSLGAFQSVEPSGTEFMVQFEQGRVPVRIALDAEGRIAGLVFKAPILALSLDDTIAQFQALPGDVSVLVLNDGEELTSLNPDQRLAVGSAFKLVVLDALRDQIETGDRQWDDVVTLQPHWRSLPSGIMQDWPVGTSLTLETLATLMVSLSDNTATDALIDLVGREDLEARSPQNTPFLTTRSLFALKNPDNASLLDQYRSGNEAERRAVLEQTTTAPLPPVDLFSGDPIALDVEWFFSARELCQHMDHVADLPLMGINPGVATPADWADVAFKGGAEPGVLNLTTHLKAYDGSTYCVVATWNNPKAAVNEAQLLGLYSSLIDAIQLGIE